Proteins encoded in a region of the Tripterygium wilfordii isolate XIE 37 chromosome 21, ASM1340144v1, whole genome shotgun sequence genome:
- the LOC119989792 gene encoding GDSL esterase/lipase At4g26790-like: MASNGSLWLLILTHLSLQICRIEAKVPAIIVFGDSTVDAGNNNQISTILKSNFPPYGRDFNGGQPNGRFSNGKIPTDFISEAFGIKPTIPAYLDPTHNISDFANGVCFASAGTGYDNATSDVLSVMPLWKEMEHYKEYQKKLRDYLGEKNADGILNEALYLISLGTNDFLENYNVIPRGRSSEFSLEEYQDFLAGIARNFVTELYQLGARKISLSGLPPMGCLPLVRTTNMLSARVCVEENNDIAKEFNQKLQEVVGKLKNDLAGIHLVLTNPYDILWEMFQSPGSFGFENAAVACCGTGLFEMSYLCNKRSPSTCTDVDKYVFWDSFHPTEKTNKIIAEHVVKNFLGEFL, encoded by the exons ATGGCATCTAATGGCAGCCTTTGGCTCCTCATATTAACCCATCTTTCACTGCAGATTTGTAGAATAGAAGCAAAAGTTCCAGCCATCATTGTGTTTGGAGATTCTACTGTGGATGCAGGAAACAACAATCAGATTTCTACAATCTTGAAGAGCAACTTCCCCCCATATGGTCGTGATTTCAATGGTGGCCAGCCTAACGGGCGGTTTTCCAATGGTAAGATTCCGACTGACTTCATTTCTGAAGCTTTCGGAATCAAGCCGACAATACCTGCATACTTAGATCCAACACACAACATATCAGATTTCGCTAATGGAGTATGCTTCGCCTCTGCTGGAACTGGATATGACAATGCTACTTCTGATGTGCTA TCTGTGATGCCTTTATGGAAGGAAATGGAACACTACAAAGAATACCAGAAGAAGCTAAGAGATTATCTTGGAGAAAAAAATGCTGATGGCATTCTGAATGAAGCACTTTACCTGATAAGCCTAGGAACCAACGATTTCCTAGAGAACTACAATGTAATACCACGTGGCAGATCATCAGAGTTTTCATTGGAGGAATACCAGGATTTTCTTGCAGGTATTGCTAGAAATTTTGTAACAGAGCTTTACCAGCTAGGAGCTCGAAAGATATCCCTAAGTGGACTTCCTCCAATGGGGTGCTTACCATTGGTGAGAACCACAAACATGTTATCAGCGAGAGTCTGTGTGGAGGAGAACAATGATATAGCTAAGGAATTCAATCAGAAGTTGCAGGAAGTGGTAGGGAAACTGAAGAATGACCTAGCTGGAATCCACCTGGTGCTCACAAACCCTTACGATATTCTCTGGGAGATGTTTCAGAGTCCAGGTTCTTTTG GATTTGAAAATGCAGCAGTGGCATGTTGTGGAACTGGATTGTTCGAGATGAGTTACTTGTGCAATAAAAGAAGCCCTTCCACATGCACAGATGTAGACAAATATGTATTTTGGGACTCCTTCCATCCCAcagagaaaacaaacaaaataattgcTGAACATGTAGTAAAAAACTTCCTGGGAGAGTTTCTATGA
- the LOC119989793 gene encoding upstream activation factor subunit UAF30-like, with protein sequence MLPQRMKKAFTDNPRKVANLIDLVNLPSTLRTFVGQSQISRLGCFMHVWSYIKTNNLQDPNNKNVVNCDEKLKSILLGKPQVELVELPALIKLHFPKEPK encoded by the exons ATGCTGCCACAGCGGATGAAGAAAGCATTCACAGACAATCCAAGGAAGGTTGCAAACTTGATTGACCTTGTAAATCTTCCATCAACACTTCGAACATTTGTTGGGCAGTCACAGATATCTCGCTTGGGCTGTTTCATGCATGTCTGGTCATACATCAAGACCAATAATCTCCAG GATCCGAACAACAAAAATGTGGTTAATTGTGATGAGAAGCTGAAGAGTATTTTGTTGGGCAAGCCTCAGGTCGAACTGGTTGAACTCCCAGCACTGATCAAACTGCACTTTCCTAAAGAGCCAAAGTAG
- the LOC119989791 gene encoding grpE protein homolog 2, mitochondrial-like isoform X1, which translates to MQEACKSKFVNLNYHFSTFLLHKRYFVYRLYHLLRASTMVVSRVLSSVSRSVGRRALQLSASQQHQVPLLSNQLHSLAYESRNKMVTSQIPLLNHSAFNSVHFQRFGMSSSATPQPTDKEHGSTTDVDPTNAKVSDQTEATDQNSESGSFSESKTTMSQTAKRRRSTKRTAFSDSDSEDQSDLSVDDLVKVVAEKEELLKLKHEEIKAMQDKVLRSYAEMENVMERTRRDAENSKKFAIQNFAKSLLDVADNLERASSVVKVSFAKIDTSKDAAGAVPLLKTLLEGVEMTEKQLLEVFKKYGLEKYDPTNEPFDPHRHNAVFQVPDNAKPPGTVAHVLKAGYMLYDRVIRPAEVGVTQEAENDTAAKGSEA; encoded by the exons ATGCAGGAGGCTTGCAAGAGCAAATTCGTTAATCTAAATTATCATTTCTCTACTTTCCTTCTCCACAAGCGCTATTTTG TATACCGTCTTTATCATCTCCTTCGGGCTTCGACGATGGTGGTGTCTAGGGTTTTGTCGAGTGTCTCAAGGAGCGTGGGCCGACGGGCCTTGCAACTTTCTGCTTCGCAGCAGCATCAGGTCCCGTTGCTCTCCAATCAGCTTCACTCTCTTGCTTATGAATCTCGAAACAAG ATGGTTACAAGTCAAATTCCTCTCTTAAATCATTCAGccttcaattctgtccattttCAACGATTCGGGATGTCTTCTTCTGCTACCCCTCAGCCTACTGACAAAGAACATGGGAGCACCACAGATGTTGATCCAACAAATGCTAAAGTTTCTGATCAAACTGAAGCCACTGATCAAAATAGCGAATCAGGTTCATTTTCAGAATCCAAAACTACCATGTCTCAAACTGCAAAGAGGAGGAGAAGTACTAAACGAACTGCATTTTCTGATTCAGATTCAGAAGACCAAAGTGACCTCTCGGTGGATGATTTGGTAAAGGTTGTTGCGGAGAAGGAAGAGCTCCTGAAGTTAAAGCATGAAGAGATAAAGGCAATGCAAGATAAAGTCCTCCGAAGTTATGCAGAAATGGAGAATGTCATGGAGAGGACAAGACGTGACGCAGAGAACTCAAAAAAATTTGCCATACAG AACTTTGCCAAGAGCCTACTGGACGTTGCAGATAATTTGGAAAGAGCTTCTTCGGTGGTCAAGGTCAGTTTTGCAAAGATTGATACATCCAAAGATGCTGCCGGAGCCGTGCCACTGCTGAAAACCCTGCTGGAAGGGGTTGAAATGACAGAGAAACAACTTTTGGAG GTATTTAAGAAGTATGGTTTAGAAAAATACGATCCTACAAATGAGCCATTTGATCCACATAGGCATAATGCGGTCTTTCAAGTACCAGATAATGCAAAGCCTCCAGGGACAGTTGCCCATGTCTTAAAG GCTGGGTACATGCTCTACGATCGGGTTATCAGGCCAGCCGAAGTTGGTGTTACACAAGAGGCAGAGAATGACACAGCTGCAAAAGGCTCTGAAGCTTGA
- the LOC119989791 gene encoding grpE protein homolog 1, mitochondrial-like isoform X2, giving the protein MQEACKSKFVNLNYHFSTFLLHKRYFVYRLYHLLRASTMVVSRVLSSVSRSVGRRALQLSASQQHQVPLLSNQLHSLAYESRNKMVTSQIPLLNHSAFNSVHFQRFGMSSSATPQPTDKEHGSTTDVDPTNAKVSDQTEATDQNSESDSEDQSDLSVDDLVKVVAEKEELLKLKHEEIKAMQDKVLRSYAEMENVMERTRRDAENSKKFAIQNFAKSLLDVADNLERASSVVKVSFAKIDTSKDAAGAVPLLKTLLEGVEMTEKQLLEVFKKYGLEKYDPTNEPFDPHRHNAVFQVPDNAKPPGTVAHVLKAGYMLYDRVIRPAEVGVTQEAENDTAAKGSEA; this is encoded by the exons ATGCAGGAGGCTTGCAAGAGCAAATTCGTTAATCTAAATTATCATTTCTCTACTTTCCTTCTCCACAAGCGCTATTTTG TATACCGTCTTTATCATCTCCTTCGGGCTTCGACGATGGTGGTGTCTAGGGTTTTGTCGAGTGTCTCAAGGAGCGTGGGCCGACGGGCCTTGCAACTTTCTGCTTCGCAGCAGCATCAGGTCCCGTTGCTCTCCAATCAGCTTCACTCTCTTGCTTATGAATCTCGAAACAAG ATGGTTACAAGTCAAATTCCTCTCTTAAATCATTCAGccttcaattctgtccattttCAACGATTCGGGATGTCTTCTTCTGCTACCCCTCAGCCTACTGACAAAGAACATGGGAGCACCACAGATGTTGATCCAACAAATGCTAAAGTTTCTGATCAAACTGAAGCCACTGATCAAAATAGCGAATCAG ATTCAGAAGACCAAAGTGACCTCTCGGTGGATGATTTGGTAAAGGTTGTTGCGGAGAAGGAAGAGCTCCTGAAGTTAAAGCATGAAGAGATAAAGGCAATGCAAGATAAAGTCCTCCGAAGTTATGCAGAAATGGAGAATGTCATGGAGAGGACAAGACGTGACGCAGAGAACTCAAAAAAATTTGCCATACAG AACTTTGCCAAGAGCCTACTGGACGTTGCAGATAATTTGGAAAGAGCTTCTTCGGTGGTCAAGGTCAGTTTTGCAAAGATTGATACATCCAAAGATGCTGCCGGAGCCGTGCCACTGCTGAAAACCCTGCTGGAAGGGGTTGAAATGACAGAGAAACAACTTTTGGAG GTATTTAAGAAGTATGGTTTAGAAAAATACGATCCTACAAATGAGCCATTTGATCCACATAGGCATAATGCGGTCTTTCAAGTACCAGATAATGCAAAGCCTCCAGGGACAGTTGCCCATGTCTTAAAG GCTGGGTACATGCTCTACGATCGGGTTATCAGGCCAGCCGAAGTTGGTGTTACACAAGAGGCAGAGAATGACACAGCTGCAAAAGGCTCTGAAGCTTGA